One window from the genome of Nocardioides panaciterrulae encodes:
- a CDS encoding peroxiredoxin: MSGLTLGGPAPDFTLRDQFGQDVTLSSYQGKKAVAIFFYPYAFSGVCTGEMAGIRDRLAEFMTFDTEVLAISCDPIYSLRAFADQDGLNFPLLSDFWPHGAVATAYDVFDERKGCPRRSSYVIDKQGRVRWSVHNAMPEGRDLDEHLEQLFAVA; this comes from the coding sequence ATGAGCGGACTCACCCTGGGCGGCCCGGCGCCCGACTTCACCCTGCGCGACCAGTTCGGGCAGGACGTGACGCTGTCGTCCTACCAGGGCAAGAAGGCCGTGGCGATCTTCTTCTACCCCTACGCCTTCTCGGGGGTGTGCACCGGGGAGATGGCCGGGATCCGCGACCGGCTGGCGGAGTTCATGACCTTCGACACCGAGGTGCTGGCGATCTCCTGCGACCCGATCTACTCGCTGCGGGCGTTCGCCGACCAGGACGGGCTCAACTTCCCGCTGCTCTCCGACTTCTGGCCGCACGGGGCGGTCGCCACGGCCTACGACGTCTTCGACGAGCGCAAGGGCTGCCCCCGGCGCTCGTCGTACGTCATCGACAAGCAGGGGCGGGTGCGGTGGTCCGTGCACAACGCCATGCCCGAGGGGCGCGACCTCGACGAGCACCTCGAGCAGCTCTTCGCGGTCGCCTGA
- a CDS encoding DNA alkylation repair protein: protein MVLQTSGRGFDPLCAHHPAGGGTHVELSALLRPLLAAYRPASREEWEATVRALWDVASHREERYAALALAKHRSARGWLDAAVLPLVHHLVVTGAWWDYVDDVAANLVGPALVADRERATPLLRAWASDEDPWVRRTVVLCQLKSRRDTDLELLRHAVECNVDDPSFWLRKAIGWALREYARLDPEWVRAEVARLDGRISGLSRREALKRLA from the coding sequence CTGGTCTTACAAACCAGCGGTCGGGGGTTCGATCCCCTCTGCGCCCACCACCCCGCCGGCGGGGGCACCCACGTCGAGCTCAGCGCGCTCCTGCGGCCGCTGCTCGCGGCCTACCGCCCCGCGAGCCGGGAGGAGTGGGAGGCCACCGTCCGGGCGCTGTGGGACGTAGCCTCGCACCGCGAGGAGCGGTATGCCGCCCTCGCGCTGGCCAAGCATCGGTCCGCCCGCGGATGGCTCGACGCCGCGGTGCTCCCGCTGGTCCACCATCTCGTGGTCACCGGAGCGTGGTGGGACTACGTCGACGACGTCGCGGCGAACCTCGTCGGCCCGGCGCTCGTGGCGGACCGCGAGCGGGCGACCCCGCTGCTGCGGGCGTGGGCGAGCGACGAGGACCCCTGGGTGCGGCGGACGGTGGTGCTGTGCCAGCTGAAGAGCCGTCGGGACACCGATCTCGAGCTGCTGAGGCACGCGGTCGAGTGCAACGTGGACGACCCGTCGTTCTGGCTGCGCAAGGCGATCGGGTGGGCCCTGCGCGAGTACGCCCGCCTCGACCCGGAGTGGGTGCGGGCCGAGGTGGCGCGCCTCGACGGCAGGATCTCCGGACTCTCCCGCCGCGAGGCGCTCAAGCGCCTCGCGTGA
- a CDS encoding Vms1/Ankzf1 family peptidyl-tRNA hydrolase — protein MDSTTFHTVYAAPGPFATVLVDVSHDDTGERAHDLRVRAACEELGAQGADPAVVRTVSEHLGELVHRPSPVSRLVIANAQGVQHDEIVGAQVDRTVATWAPLPDLAHWVERVDGRVTFVLALVDHEGGDVAVMHSDVPEPIDERSIEGETQYVQKVPAGGWSAMRYQNVTENVWAQNARMVAEEITRRVREGHRLVLLAGDAHSKALVREALGDQPMDLVELDSGSRGEDGGGEAMQQAVREALMDEVVARRLDLVNELRGRMGRGEAVATGVRDVADAFVQGQVETLLVDPAALADLSLDPAAHPGLPLGPSPAERPVRADLALMAAASHTDADVSVLPHGVMGGAPVTALLRWHQQAG, from the coding sequence ATGGACTCCACGACCTTCCACACCGTGTACGCCGCCCCGGGACCGTTCGCGACCGTGCTCGTGGACGTGAGCCACGACGACACCGGCGAGCGGGCGCACGACCTCCGGGTCCGCGCCGCCTGCGAGGAGCTCGGCGCCCAGGGCGCCGACCCCGCCGTCGTCCGGACCGTCTCGGAGCACCTCGGGGAGCTCGTGCACCGGCCCTCCCCCGTCTCCCGTCTCGTGATCGCGAACGCCCAAGGGGTGCAGCACGACGAGATCGTCGGCGCCCAGGTCGACCGGACCGTGGCGACCTGGGCGCCGCTGCCGGACCTGGCCCACTGGGTCGAGCGCGTGGACGGCCGGGTCACGTTCGTGCTGGCCCTGGTCGACCACGAGGGCGGTGACGTCGCGGTGATGCACTCCGACGTCCCCGAGCCGATCGACGAGCGCAGCATCGAGGGCGAGACGCAGTACGTCCAGAAGGTCCCGGCCGGGGGCTGGTCGGCGATGCGCTACCAGAACGTCACCGAGAACGTCTGGGCCCAGAACGCGCGGATGGTCGCCGAGGAGATCACCCGGCGGGTCCGCGAGGGGCACCGCCTGGTGCTGCTCGCCGGCGACGCGCACTCCAAGGCCCTGGTGCGCGAGGCCCTCGGCGACCAGCCGATGGACCTGGTGGAGCTGGACAGCGGCAGCCGGGGCGAGGACGGCGGCGGCGAGGCGATGCAGCAGGCCGTGCGGGAGGCGCTGATGGACGAGGTCGTCGCCCGTCGCCTGGACCTGGTGAACGAGCTGCGCGGGCGGATGGGCCGGGGCGAGGCGGTCGCCACGGGCGTGCGCGACGTGGCCGACGCCTTCGTCCAGGGGCAGGTCGAGACGCTGCTGGTCGACCCCGCCGCGTTGGCGGACCTGTCGCTCGACCCGGCCGCGCACCCCGGCCTCCCGCTCGGCCCGTCGCCGGCGGAGCGGCCGGTGCGCGCGGACCTCGCGCTGATGGCGGCCGCGTCCCACACCGACGCGGACGTCTCGGTGCTCCCCCACGGGGTGATGGGCGGCGCGCCGGTCACCGCGCTGCTGCGCTGGCACCAGCAGGCCGGCTGA
- a CDS encoding AMP-binding protein: MIVPFSVSDFIDRAVQVYGERIGVVDEPQQPAPSLGDLTYAEIGALARRQAAKLDELGIGFGDRVAIVSHNSARLLTSFFGVAGFGRVLVPVNFRLRPDEVRYIVAHSGARVLLVDPELQDELKDVECEHRFVLGEDEDLYAAAGVEPRPWEPDENATACINYTSGTTARPKGVQITHRNIWVNAVTFGLHAGVTDRDVYLHTLPMFHANGWGMPFAMTGLGVKQVVLRKVDGAEILRRVEEHGVTVMCAAPAVAAAVLDAARTWEGEIPGRDRVRIIMAGAPPPTKTVARVEEELGWEFIQIYGLTETSPLLTVNRSRAEWDHLSAEERAAKLTRAGVPALGVRLDIGGPGEHDGEVLARSNVVLEGYWAQPEESARALADGWFHTGDGGTIGDDGYLTISDRKKDVIITGGENVSSIEVEDVLFSHPEVAEVAVIGVPSEKWGETIKALVVRAEGSTVSEEELIAWCKQKAAGYKAPTSIEFREVLARTATGKLQKFKLRAPYWEGMDRQVN, from the coding sequence ATGATCGTCCCGTTCAGTGTTTCCGACTTCATCGATCGCGCCGTGCAGGTCTACGGCGAGCGGATCGGCGTCGTCGACGAGCCACAGCAGCCGGCGCCCTCGCTGGGCGACCTGACGTACGCCGAGATCGGGGCGCTCGCGCGGCGTCAGGCGGCGAAGCTGGACGAGCTGGGGATCGGCTTCGGGGACCGGGTCGCGATCGTGAGCCACAACAGCGCCCGGCTGCTCACCTCGTTCTTCGGCGTCGCCGGCTTCGGGCGCGTCCTGGTGCCGGTGAACTTCCGGCTGCGGCCCGACGAGGTGCGCTACATCGTCGCCCACTCGGGCGCCCGGGTGCTGCTGGTCGACCCCGAGCTGCAGGACGAGCTGAAGGACGTCGAGTGCGAGCACCGCTTCGTGCTCGGCGAGGACGAGGACCTGTACGCCGCCGCGGGCGTCGAGCCCCGGCCCTGGGAGCCGGACGAGAACGCCACCGCCTGCATCAACTACACCTCCGGCACCACCGCGCGGCCCAAGGGCGTGCAGATCACCCACCGCAACATCTGGGTCAACGCGGTGACCTTCGGCTTGCACGCGGGCGTGACCGACCGCGACGTCTACCTGCACACGCTGCCGATGTTCCACGCCAACGGCTGGGGCATGCCGTTCGCGATGACCGGGCTCGGGGTCAAGCAGGTGGTGCTGCGCAAGGTCGACGGCGCCGAGATCCTGCGCCGCGTCGAGGAGCACGGCGTGACGGTCATGTGCGCCGCCCCGGCCGTGGCCGCGGCGGTGCTCGACGCCGCCCGGACCTGGGAGGGCGAGATCCCCGGCCGCGACCGGGTCCGGATCATCATGGCCGGCGCCCCGCCGCCGACCAAGACCGTCGCCCGGGTCGAGGAGGAGCTCGGCTGGGAGTTCATCCAGATCTACGGGTTGACCGAGACCTCCCCGCTGCTCACGGTCAACCGCTCCAGGGCCGAGTGGGACCACCTGTCCGCGGAGGAGCGCGCCGCCAAGCTGACCCGCGCCGGCGTGCCCGCCCTCGGCGTACGCCTGGACATCGGCGGTCCCGGCGAGCACGACGGCGAGGTGCTGGCCCGCTCCAACGTGGTCCTCGAGGGCTACTGGGCGCAGCCGGAGGAGAGCGCTCGGGCGCTGGCGGACGGCTGGTTCCACACCGGTGACGGCGGCACGATCGGCGACGACGGCTACCTCACGATCAGCGACCGCAAGAAGGACGTGATCATCACCGGCGGCGAGAACGTCTCCTCGATCGAGGTCGAGGACGTGCTCTTCTCCCACCCCGAGGTCGCGGAGGTCGCGGTGATCGGCGTGCCCAGCGAGAAGTGGGGCGAGACCATCAAGGCGCTGGTGGTGCGCGCGGAGGGGTCGACGGTGAGCGAGGAGGAGCTGATCGCCTGGTGCAAGCAGAAGGCGGCGGGCTACAAGGCGCCGACCTCGATCGAGTTCCGCGAGGTGCTCGCCCGCACCGCCACCGGCAAGCTCCAGAAGTTCAAGCTGCGGGCGCCCTACTGGGAGGGCATGGACCGCCAGGTCAACTGA
- a CDS encoding Nif3-like dinuclear metal center hexameric protein, which translates to MPTLKDLVDLVHGWYPPSTADSWDAVGLVHGDPDAPVSKVMFAVDPTLEVAREAADWGADLLVVHHPLFLRPVHGFAATTPKGQTLAALADARCALLTAHTNADRAVGGVSEALATALGLSDLRPVTADWDGPLDKLTTYVPRADADRVRAALADAGAGRIGDYDRASFSSPGEGRFRPLAGAAPAIGEVGRPEVVEEVRVEVVLPRGRRTAVVVAMLAAHPYEEPAYDVVELADPGAAPTGAGRIGTVGRTTLREFAASVAAALPGTAHGVRVAGDPDRVVRRVAVCGGAGDFLLEAVLRSDADVYVTSDLRHHPAAEFLEKDGPALVDVAHWAAEWTWLPMVRARLVDAVGDTVETRVSTRCTDPWSFRP; encoded by the coding sequence ATGCCCACGCTGAAGGACCTCGTCGACCTGGTCCATGGCTGGTACCCGCCGTCCACCGCGGACTCCTGGGACGCGGTCGGCCTGGTCCACGGCGACCCCGACGCGCCGGTCTCCAAGGTGATGTTCGCCGTGGACCCGACGCTCGAGGTCGCCCGGGAGGCCGCCGACTGGGGCGCGGACCTGCTGGTGGTGCACCACCCGCTCTTCCTGCGGCCGGTGCACGGCTTCGCGGCCACGACCCCCAAGGGGCAGACCCTGGCTGCGCTCGCGGACGCCCGCTGTGCGCTGCTCACCGCGCACACCAACGCCGACCGGGCGGTCGGCGGCGTCTCGGAGGCGCTGGCCACCGCGCTCGGGCTCAGCGACCTGCGACCGGTCACCGCCGACTGGGACGGGCCGCTGGACAAGCTCACGACCTACGTCCCGCGCGCCGACGCCGACCGGGTGCGCGCCGCGCTGGCGGACGCGGGTGCGGGCCGGATCGGCGACTACGACCGGGCGTCGTTCTCCAGCCCGGGCGAGGGTCGCTTCCGGCCGCTCGCCGGGGCCGCGCCGGCGATCGGGGAGGTCGGCCGCCCCGAGGTCGTCGAGGAGGTCCGGGTCGAGGTGGTGCTGCCCCGCGGCCGGCGCACGGCCGTGGTGGTGGCGATGCTGGCCGCCCACCCCTACGAGGAGCCGGCGTACGACGTGGTCGAGCTCGCCGACCCCGGCGCGGCCCCGACCGGCGCGGGCCGGATCGGCACGGTGGGGCGCACCACGCTGCGCGAGTTCGCGGCGAGCGTCGCCGCGGCCCTGCCCGGGACGGCGCACGGCGTGCGCGTCGCCGGTGACCCCGACCGCGTCGTACGACGGGTCGCGGTGTGCGGGGGTGCCGGCGACTTCCTGCTCGAGGCGGTGCTGCGCAGCGACGCCGACGTCTACGTCACCAGTGACCTGCGGCACCACCCGGCGGCGGAGTTCCTGGAGAAGGACGGGCCCGCGCTGGTGGACGTGGCGCACTGGGCGGCGGAGTGGACCTGGCTGCCGATGGTGCGGGCGCGGCTGGTCGACGCGGTGGGCGATACGGTGGAGACCCGGGTCAGCACGCGGTGCACGGACCCCTGGAGCTTCCGCCCGTGA
- a CDS encoding zinc ribbon domain-containing protein — protein sequence MDVQALDLRADQLRHQRKNLPELAEIAALQADRTALENRARDARIVADDLGAEQRRVDADVEQVRARRVRDRDRMDSGAITNPKDLERMQHELASLERRITSLEDDELEVMARLEDAQKDLAAFTEQVASADQRLAALAVARDEKLAEIDTTLAQVAVERAAAAEGLPEDLAALYEKLRAQKAGIGAAALHQRRCTGCQLSIDASELARIKGAATDEVVRCEECSRILVRTAESGL from the coding sequence CTGGACGTCCAGGCGCTCGACCTGCGCGCCGACCAGCTGCGCCACCAGCGGAAGAACCTGCCCGAGCTGGCCGAGATCGCCGCGCTGCAGGCGGACCGGACGGCCCTGGAGAACCGGGCCCGGGACGCACGGATCGTGGCCGACGACCTCGGCGCCGAGCAGCGCCGCGTCGACGCCGACGTGGAGCAGGTGCGCGCGCGCCGCGTCCGCGACCGGGACCGGATGGACTCCGGGGCGATCACCAACCCCAAGGACCTCGAGCGGATGCAGCACGAGCTCGCCTCCCTCGAGCGCCGGATCACCTCGCTCGAGGACGACGAGCTGGAGGTCATGGCGCGGCTCGAGGACGCCCAGAAGGACCTGGCGGCGTTCACCGAGCAGGTCGCGTCCGCCGACCAGCGGCTCGCCGCGCTCGCGGTCGCCCGGGACGAGAAGCTCGCCGAGATCGACACCACCCTCGCGCAGGTGGCGGTCGAGCGCGCGGCCGCGGCCGAGGGCCTGCCCGAGGACCTGGCGGCGCTCTACGAGAAGCTGCGCGCGCAGAAGGCCGGCATCGGTGCCGCCGCCCTGCACCAGCGCCGCTGCACCGGTTGCCAGCTCAGCATCGACGCCTCCGAGCTGGCCCGGATCAAGGGCGCCGCGACCGACGAGGTGGTGCGCTGCGAGGAGTGCTCCCGGATCCTGGTGCGCACCGCCGAGTCCGGGTTGTGA
- a CDS encoding bifunctional RNase H/acid phosphatase produces MSEAGVTYRAVIVEADGGSRGNPGPAAYGAVLRDAETGAVIAEEGTTIGRATNNVAEYSGLVAGLRLAGAYAPEAEVEVRMDSKLVVEQMSGRWKIKHPDMKPLAMEASRLAPFGTTYTWVPREQNSYADRLANEALDGTRHGVTVLGSNPDADSLIEELESPEETPEHVAAPARGWSAPAGEPTTLVLVRHGVTDHTVEKRFSGGLASADPGLSDDGRAQVRAVAEWLSPIADRVDGVVSSPVRRTRESADILAEALGHAVDVEHGFAEMEFGAWDGLTFDEVAARHPEELDSWLGSLDVAPSGGESFRVVEKRVLAGLQRLLDHHPGRTIVVVSHVTPIKTLVAHAVEAPLEAVFRMELSPASVTVLSFFRGGPDGTEQRASLRMYNALPPGSDPFSSPARW; encoded by the coding sequence GTGAGCGAGGCCGGCGTGACCTACCGCGCGGTCATCGTCGAGGCCGACGGCGGCTCGCGCGGCAACCCCGGCCCCGCGGCGTACGGCGCGGTCCTGCGGGACGCCGAGACCGGCGCGGTGATCGCCGAGGAGGGCACCACCATCGGGCGGGCCACCAACAACGTGGCGGAGTACTCCGGGCTGGTCGCCGGGCTCCGGCTCGCCGGGGCCTACGCGCCCGAGGCCGAGGTCGAGGTCCGGATGGACTCCAAGCTGGTGGTCGAGCAGATGTCGGGCCGCTGGAAGATCAAGCACCCCGACATGAAGCCGCTGGCCATGGAGGCGAGCCGGCTCGCGCCGTTCGGCACGACCTACACCTGGGTGCCGCGGGAGCAGAACAGCTACGCCGACCGGTTGGCCAACGAGGCGCTGGACGGCACCCGGCACGGCGTGACCGTGCTCGGGAGCAACCCCGACGCGGACTCGCTCATCGAGGAGCTCGAGAGCCCCGAGGAGACCCCCGAGCACGTCGCCGCGCCCGCGCGCGGCTGGTCGGCCCCGGCGGGTGAGCCCACGACGCTGGTTCTCGTCCGGCACGGCGTCACCGACCACACCGTGGAGAAGCGGTTCTCCGGGGGCCTGGCCAGCGCCGACCCGGGCCTGAGCGACGACGGGCGCGCCCAGGTGCGGGCCGTCGCCGAGTGGCTCTCGCCGATCGCGGACCGGGTGGACGGGGTCGTGTCCTCGCCGGTGCGGCGCACCCGCGAGTCCGCGGACATCCTCGCCGAGGCGCTGGGGCACGCCGTCGACGTCGAGCACGGCTTCGCCGAGATGGAGTTCGGGGCCTGGGACGGCCTCACCTTCGACGAGGTGGCGGCCCGGCACCCGGAGGAGCTCGACAGCTGGCTCGGCTCGCTCGACGTCGCGCCGAGCGGGGGCGAGTCGTTCCGGGTGGTCGAGAAGCGCGTCCTCGCCGGCCTGCAGCGGCTGCTCGACCACCACCCCGGCCGCACGATCGTGGTGGTCAGCCACGTGACGCCGATCAAGACCCTGGTCGCCCACGCCGTCGAGGCGCCGCTCGAGGCGGTGTTCCGGATGGAGCTCTCGCCGGCCTCGGTGACGGTGCTGTCGTTCTTCCGTGGCGGCCCGGACGGCACCGAGCAGCGGGCGTCGCTGCGGATGTACAACGCACTCCCACCCGGCTCGGACCCGTTCTCGTCGCCGGCCCGCTGGTGA
- the aroF gene encoding 3-deoxy-7-phosphoheptulonate synthase → MTSFPDPDGVVPLLRRGTVMVVVMAPGATPEDVARVVARVEAAGGETFVSTGVSRTIIGLVGDVDAFWQLDLRALPGVAAVHRISDPYKLVSRQHHPERSTVWVGSGERRVPLGPGRFTLIAGPCAVESAEQALEAAHIARSAGASLLRAGAWKQRTSPYAFPGLGVTGLEILARAGEATGMPVVTEVVDPRDVPVAAEHADMLQVGSASMASVGLLQAVAETGRPVLLERGHTATVEEWLMAAEHIAQRGNLDIVLCERGIRTFEPTTRTTPDLVAVPVAQAASHLPVVVDPSHAAGRRDLVVPLARAAIAVGADGVAVDVHPHPEDALCHGPQALHGAELRELARAVRRLPAALGRQDTPAAYPRS, encoded by the coding sequence GTGACGTCGTTCCCGGACCCCGACGGCGTGGTCCCCCTGCTGCGAAGAGGAACCGTCATGGTCGTCGTGATGGCCCCCGGGGCCACGCCCGAGGACGTGGCCCGGGTGGTGGCCCGGGTCGAGGCGGCCGGCGGCGAGACCTTCGTGTCCACCGGGGTCAGCCGCACGATCATCGGTCTGGTCGGCGACGTCGACGCCTTCTGGCAGCTGGATCTGCGCGCGCTGCCCGGGGTCGCCGCCGTGCACCGCATCTCCGACCCCTACAAGCTGGTGAGCCGCCAGCACCACCCCGAGCGATCCACCGTCTGGGTGGGCTCGGGTGAGCGCCGGGTGCCGCTGGGGCCCGGCCGGTTCACGCTGATCGCCGGGCCGTGCGCGGTCGAGTCGGCCGAGCAGGCGCTCGAGGCCGCGCACATCGCGCGCTCGGCGGGGGCCTCGCTGCTGCGCGCGGGCGCGTGGAAGCAGCGGACCTCGCCGTACGCCTTCCCAGGGCTCGGCGTGACCGGCCTGGAGATCCTCGCCCGCGCGGGCGAGGCGACCGGGATGCCGGTGGTGACCGAGGTCGTCGACCCCCGCGACGTGCCGGTCGCCGCCGAGCACGCGGACATGCTGCAGGTCGGCTCCGCCAGCATGGCCAGCGTCGGGCTGCTGCAGGCGGTCGCCGAGACCGGGCGGCCGGTGCTCCTCGAGCGCGGCCACACCGCGACCGTCGAGGAGTGGCTGATGGCCGCCGAGCACATCGCCCAGCGCGGGAACCTCGACATCGTGCTCTGCGAGCGCGGCATCCGCACCTTTGAGCCGACCACCCGCACCACCCCCGACCTGGTCGCGGTGCCGGTTGCGCAGGCCGCCAGCCACCTCCCCGTGGTGGTGGACCCCTCGCACGCCGCCGGCCGGCGCGACCTGGTGGTGCCGCTGGCGCGGGCCGCGATCGCGGTGGGCGCCGACGGGGTCGCCGTCGACGTGCACCCGCACCCCGAGGACGCGCTGTGCCACGGCCCGCAGGCGCTGCACGGCGCGGAGCTGCGCGAGCTCGCCCGGGCGGTGCGCCGGCTGCCCGCCGCGCTGGGCCGCCAGGACACGCCCGCGGCGTACCCCCGCTCCTGA
- a CDS encoding EamA family transporter — protein sequence MTEARRTTLLATGSLLAVTAMWGSTFFLIHDLLERMPTLDFLAVRFAIASVALFLVAPRAVGRLSPSARRSALALGLLYGVAQILQTAGLAHTAASVSGFITGMYVVLTPVLAAALLRTRITAGTWGAVLLATAGLGVLTLDGLSIGYGEALTLVSALLYALHIVGLGAWSTPHEALGMSILQLVVITLVCLVATLPDGIVLPQSGADWLSVIYMALFAGALALVAQTWAQAHLPPTRSAIIMSMEPVFAAFFAVLAGGESLTVRMLVGGAMVLTAMLVVELVPRRRVEAEVQHLTV from the coding sequence GTGACCGAGGCACGTCGTACGACCCTGCTGGCGACCGGGAGCCTGCTCGCGGTCACCGCGATGTGGGGCTCGACGTTCTTCCTCATCCACGACCTGCTGGAGCGGATGCCGACGCTGGACTTCCTCGCGGTCCGCTTCGCGATCGCCAGCGTCGCGCTCTTCCTCGTCGCCCCCCGAGCGGTCGGCCGACTCTCCCCCTCCGCCCGTCGCTCGGCGCTCGCGCTCGGCCTGCTGTACGGCGTGGCGCAGATCCTCCAGACGGCGGGGCTCGCGCACACCGCGGCCAGCGTGTCCGGCTTCATCACCGGCATGTACGTCGTGCTCACGCCGGTCCTTGCCGCCGCCCTGCTGCGCACCCGCATCACGGCGGGCACCTGGGGCGCGGTGCTGCTGGCGACCGCCGGGCTCGGGGTGCTGACCCTCGACGGGCTCTCGATCGGGTACGGCGAGGCGCTGACGCTGGTCTCCGCGCTGCTCTACGCGCTGCACATCGTCGGGCTGGGTGCCTGGTCCACCCCGCACGAGGCGCTCGGCATGTCGATCCTGCAGCTGGTCGTGATCACGCTGGTGTGCCTGGTGGCGACCCTGCCGGACGGGATCGTGCTCCCGCAGAGCGGCGCGGACTGGCTCTCGGTGATCTACATGGCGCTGTTCGCCGGGGCGCTCGCGCTGGTCGCGCAGACCTGGGCGCAGGCCCACCTGCCGCCCACGCGCAGCGCGATCATCATGAGCATGGAGCCGGTCTTCGCGGCGTTCTTCGCGGTGCTGGCCGGCGGGGAGTCGCTCACGGTGCGGATGCTGGTCGGCGGCGCCATGGTGCTCACCGCGATGCTCGTCGTCGAGCTGGTCCCGCGCCGCCGGGTCGAGGCCGAGGTGCAGCACCTCACGGTCTGA
- a CDS encoding deoxyribonuclease IV: MPCDPATDDAVRNPIGTHVLVGKGLTDGALANADLLRCETIQLFVGNPRGWALSAGRPADDRRFRAEIERRGMRAFIHSPYLVNLGSPTASTYERSVAAVAHNLRRAAEIGAEGVVVHTGSYVDSATDTAEQEARHAAALRQVREGLLPLLEVVAGDAAPWLLLEPTAGQGRSLCAGVDDLAGYLDALDHHPKAGICLDTCHVFAAGAPLDEPGGATATVDRIVEIGGPGRLRLVHANDSMDVRGAFKDRHQLIGQGHIGTAAFTELFAHPATQGVPFVLETPGSRGADNVDIPLLKRLRAQARAGLRAAST; this comes from the coding sequence ATGCCCTGCGACCCCGCCACGGACGACGCTGTCCGGAACCCGATCGGCACCCACGTCCTGGTGGGGAAGGGCCTGACCGACGGCGCCCTGGCCAACGCCGACCTGCTGCGCTGCGAGACCATCCAGCTGTTCGTGGGCAACCCCCGCGGCTGGGCGCTCTCGGCCGGCAGGCCCGCCGACGACCGGCGCTTCCGCGCCGAGATCGAGCGGCGCGGGATGCGGGCGTTCATCCACTCCCCCTACCTGGTGAACCTCGGCTCGCCGACCGCCTCGACCTACGAGCGCTCGGTCGCGGCCGTCGCCCACAACCTGCGCCGCGCCGCCGAGATCGGCGCCGAGGGCGTGGTCGTGCACACCGGCTCCTACGTCGACTCCGCGACCGACACCGCCGAGCAGGAGGCCCGCCACGCGGCCGCGCTGCGGCAGGTGCGCGAGGGCCTCCTGCCGCTGCTGGAGGTCGTCGCCGGCGACGCGGCCCCGTGGCTGCTGCTCGAGCCGACCGCGGGCCAGGGCCGGTCGCTGTGCGCCGGCGTGGACGACCTCGCGGGCTACCTCGACGCCCTCGACCACCACCCGAAGGCCGGGATCTGCCTCGACACCTGCCACGTCTTCGCCGCCGGCGCCCCGCTCGACGAGCCCGGCGGCGCGACCGCGACCGTGGACCGGATCGTCGAGATCGGCGGCCCCGGTCGGCTCCGCCTGGTGCACGCCAACGACTCGATGGACGTCCGCGGCGCCTTCAAGGACCGCCACCAGCTCATCGGCCAGGGCCACATCGGCACCGCCGCGTTCACCGAGCTGTTCGCCCATCCCGCGACGCAGGGGGTGCCGTTCGTGCTCGAGACCCCAGGCTCGCGGGGTGCGGACAACGTGGACATCCCGCTGCTCAAGCGGCTGCGGGCGCAGGCGCGCGCAGGGCTCCGGGCGGCGAGCACGTGA